TTACAGCCCTAGTCCCAGCATGCATTGGGCCCAGCCGGACAATCGGGGATGGATTCTCAGGGTTCGTTGGCTCTTCCCAAGGAGGGGATGCTCCCAGGTGGTTCCTTGCCATGTCTGTCACCGCTAGGAAGAGACTAGTGCTGTTTCCGTGGGATAGAGCAAGAATGACTCCTGCTGGCTGGGCCTTTGCTGGCAGAGAGAAGGCTGGGACGTGGCCTCTTCGTCTCATGCTTGTTTAGTGCTGCGCTCAGGAGCCCCTGCCCGCACCCTGGGGACTATTTTAACTATGAGTGTCTTTCTGCTGTTTTGGTGCAGGTGGACAATCGGGTCAGAGCATCTCCAAAGGGTGCGCTCCCGTTTGCCCCAGCGCTGGGATAAACCTCGGGGTACTGGCTGCTTCGATTTCCTGCTGCAGTTCTTTCTTGTGCAAcatcagtggggccagcagcgtGAAAGTCAGCTACACGGTGCTGGCCACAGCCCTCTTGGCCCTCTTCGTCTCTCTCCGGGCCGGACTGTGATGGGACCAGGAAAAATTAATTTGATGCCCTGAAGAACTTTCTCCAGCgagacaccaaacccccctcTGTGCAGAGCTGTCCTGGGGTTACCGATGGTGCCACTTCTTGCAAACTCTGTCTCAGTTATGATTAGACAagacctcccctgctgctgccggggTGCCTCTCGGCAAATCTGTATTGTTTTCTCCCGTGTGTTGGGTGCGGGAGGCGCAGCTGAAGAGCACTGCCCCCCTCGGGACGTGCCTTCTTGTACGCTCGGCCTGTCAGGAAAGGGGGGATAATGTTGCCTGGGTTTCTGCTTTTATACCCCTAGTCCCAGTTGATGAggttgagtttttaaaaaaaaaaaaaaaaaggatccaaGCTCACCGGGAAATGTTTCTCCCAAACCACCCCCAAAGCAGAACATTTCAACTCACCTTTCTTACTCCCGCAGAGACATTGCCTATACACGTCCTGCTCAGGATCAGCACCAGACTGACTGCTGGGAAGCCAAAATATATTCCCACTCTCCCAGCTAGAGTTTGGTTTGTTTACACTGTTTCCCTTCTCCTGCGCCTTGGCTGACTTTTCTGATGTACAGTGACTGCAGTGCACGCCCTGTGGTGATTGAGCATCACACTGAATAAACACATTCCTGTTCTTGCTTGGGCCTTGATGTCGTGTGTCTGCTTGCTGCAAAAACCGGGTAGGGAGGGTGGTGTTAGTGAAAAGGTCGACGCCAGGGTAGAGCACAGCGGCTCCTTGGGATAGCTGCTATGTGGGTCTCCTCTCCCGTGTTACACTTCATCCTAACACCTTTACCTCCCATGCTTGCCTCCTTCTGTTCCCTCCGATGGGCCCTGGTCAACAAACACTTGTATTTCTTATTTGCCTGCTCTTCCTAGTTGAGGCATCTGTAACTTTTCTCCCAGGACCATGTGCTGCCTTGGATTGTTTTGCTGCATAAAAGTCCTTTTGCATTCAGTCTGTAGGATGGTGGCTGGGCAGGATGAAGCAGGAGTCTAGTTTGCCATAGATGCGTCACAGGGCGATTGCTGACAGGAGGGAATTTTGAGAGGGTGTCTTCCTGGTGAAAAGGGGGCAATTTACAGCACCTtggggtaagtggctgtctggagtgtgtggggGTTCTGgacttgtgtttgtctgtctgtttggagTTTTgagtgctgagctgtttgttttgAAAGGCCATGTGCTCaggctggcagttggaagctgtgtgTTAACGAATGAATTAGGATTTGAAATCTAAAACTCTCTGCTCATTGGTGGAGCTGTAGCCAGAGGGAggagctatcaggaaggccagagcTTTAGAAACCCTGTGAAGAGGCAACCAGAGAGCTTGTGAACAGGAGGGAGTTTTGAGGGGGAAATTTAGAGGGGGCGCTAgttacttctgaccttctttaaatgGAAAACTTTTATAATCTGTATcccaaacatttaaataaaacccCTGTCTATAATCAGATTTATTCATAGGagaaaatgcagacagaagcccagcagcagagtgggggctatcctgtttattgcgtcgagtgtcaCATGTATGATTatctgccctgtgggcgggtggcgtatgtgtgtaCCCGGTGCAAGGAGCTCCAGACCCTCAGAGAcagagttcgggctttggaggccaaggtggctgaactggagaagctaagggaggcagagaggtatgttgatgaggctttccgggacactAGTACCATCCCACCTCCAGTCTGCTAGCCCCAGTGccgttaaggaggatgaaaggctcagtgGAAGAGAGcaatcaatgggagcagagggaaaccatcccatagttgggaccctccttccaaaggatgttatgtctcctctcacactgaggatgcCTCTCTGGGAGAGGGAACgacagttgttaggaagaggcaggcgttagtagtgggtgattcgatcgttagaaacatagatagttgggtttgtgatgactgggagaaccatatggtgacttgtCTGCCTGgggcgaaggttgcagatctctcaaggcatctagataaGACTTATGTGTagcgctggggaggagccagtggtcatggtacatgtaggtaccaatgacgtagggaagggtaggagagatgtcctagaggccaaatttaggctgctaggaaggagactgaaatccaggacctctattgTGGTATTCTCAGAAATGCTCCCTGTTCCACGCGCaaagccaggtaggcaggcagaacttcagaatctcaatgcatggatgagatgatggtgtagggaggatgggtttagatttattaggaactgaagACCATTTTGGAAGAGGGGGAGCctgtacaggaaggatgggctccacctaaaccaaggtggatccagactgctggcactaaataATCACATATACAAGAATCTAATACATCAGGgtagggcagacaaataaacaatggcaatttttttaaagtgcttctacacaaatgctagcagtctaaataataagatgggtaaactagagtacctcgtattaaagaaggagattgacataatagatatcacagaaacctggtggactGAGGACAATCAGTGGGATACAATCAGACCGGgttataaaatatatcggaaggacagaataggtcaTGTGGGTGGTGGAgtagcactgtatgtgaaagacaatgtagaatcaaatgaagtaaaaatcttaaatgaatcaacatgttccatagaatcactatggatagaaattccaaaTAAAAagatagcagtagggatatattattgaccacctgaccaggacagtgatagtaaCGTTGAaatgctatcaaaataaaaaactaaataataatgggggatttcaggacgagatgcagagataaaatttctcgatGCCTTAAATgacagctggtacaggaacccacaagaggagaggcaattcttgatttagtcttgagtggagtgcaggatctggtcctggaggtaactattacaggaccgcttgggaatagtgaccataatataataacatttaacattcctatggtgggaagaacacctcagcagtccaacactgcttttaatttcaaaa
The DNA window shown above is from Pelodiscus sinensis isolate JC-2024 chromosome 2, ASM4963464v1, whole genome shotgun sequence and carries:
- the LOC112546257 gene encoding lymphocyte antigen 6E-like isoform X1, coding for MKAFLLALLAAALCAEPAHALFCFSCEDSASNWGCLSPVACPSEANYCVTTYMGATIGGQSGQSISKGCAPVCPSAGINLGVLAASISCCSSFLCNISGASSVKVSYTVLATALLALFVSLRAGL